Proteins encoded together in one Planctopirus ephydatiae window:
- a CDS encoding arylsulfatase translates to MAIDQNVIKCRLCVRRLAIYSLIATVIGAGLTIARLVEANESKTRPNIILMMTDDQGYGDLSLHGNPVVKTPHLDQLGRQSVRFEQFHVSPTCAPTRASIMTSRHEFSSGVTHTILERERLSLKATILPQFLKRAGYTTGIFGKWHLGDEDAYQPGKRGFDEVYIHGGGGIGQSYPGSCGDAPLNKYFNPVIRHNGKFVATNGYCTKVFVDQAITWISSQPVNQPFFCYITPNAPHAPLDCPKEYYEPYLEHVPEDVARFYGMITHWDDQLGRLLKALEDRDISKDTIVIFMTDNGSATGAKHFSAGMRANKGTPYEGGIRVPAFWSWAGHWQPQVRQEVTCHYDILPTLTELANVPVADDEKQSWQGRSLVPLLVGQSSAWPQRPLITHVGRWPKEHDPKLEPSTYQYAKCAIRLGDWKLISNVKQGEPQWELYQLAEDPAEKTNLAKRHPDRVEELKKIYDTWWLSVVPNMENESIEGPSINPFHKAYWEQYQSPGPNHANPPDGSPRPAQKRKSSS, encoded by the coding sequence ATGGCGATTGATCAAAACGTGATTAAATGTCGATTGTGTGTCAGGCGACTGGCTATCTATTCATTGATCGCTACGGTCATAGGCGCAGGGTTGACAATTGCGAGGTTGGTCGAGGCGAATGAATCGAAAACTCGTCCGAACATCATCCTGATGATGACTGACGATCAGGGATACGGCGATCTTTCGCTACATGGAAACCCTGTTGTCAAGACACCTCATCTCGATCAATTGGGCCGGCAGAGTGTGCGATTCGAGCAATTCCATGTCAGCCCGACTTGCGCACCGACGCGTGCCTCCATCATGACCAGCCGTCATGAGTTCAGTAGCGGTGTCACGCATACGATTCTGGAGCGAGAGCGACTTTCACTCAAAGCGACAATTCTTCCGCAGTTCCTCAAGCGGGCCGGTTATACGACAGGAATATTTGGTAAGTGGCATCTGGGTGATGAAGATGCTTATCAGCCTGGAAAACGTGGTTTCGATGAAGTGTATATCCATGGCGGAGGCGGGATTGGTCAGTCATATCCCGGGAGTTGTGGTGATGCTCCTCTCAATAAGTACTTTAATCCAGTTATTCGTCACAATGGAAAGTTTGTCGCAACTAATGGCTATTGTACAAAGGTCTTTGTCGATCAGGCGATTACCTGGATTTCATCCCAACCCGTCAATCAGCCTTTCTTCTGCTATATCACTCCGAATGCGCCGCATGCGCCACTCGATTGCCCTAAAGAATACTATGAGCCATATCTTGAGCATGTTCCCGAAGATGTCGCCAGGTTCTATGGCATGATTACTCACTGGGATGATCAGTTAGGCCGACTTCTAAAGGCTTTGGAGGATCGTGATATATCGAAAGATACAATTGTGATTTTTATGACCGACAACGGATCTGCCACCGGGGCCAAACATTTTTCGGCAGGGATGCGGGCGAATAAAGGGACACCTTATGAAGGTGGAATCCGTGTGCCCGCCTTCTGGTCATGGGCGGGACATTGGCAGCCGCAGGTTCGTCAGGAGGTGACGTGCCATTATGATATTCTTCCCACCCTCACTGAGTTGGCGAATGTTCCTGTAGCCGACGACGAAAAACAGTCGTGGCAGGGACGATCACTCGTGCCGCTATTGGTAGGTCAGTCGTCCGCTTGGCCTCAAAGGCCATTGATCACTCATGTCGGCCGGTGGCCCAAAGAGCATGACCCGAAGCTTGAACCATCGACTTATCAATACGCCAAATGTGCGATCCGGCTGGGAGATTGGAAGCTGATTTCCAATGTGAAACAGGGTGAGCCCCAGTGGGAACTCTATCAGCTTGCGGAAGACCCTGCGGAGAAGACCAATCTTGCAAAAAGGCATCCCGATCGTGTGGAAGAACTCAAGAAGATCTACGACACGTGGTGGCTGTCAGTTGTGCCAAACATGGAGAATGAGAGCATTGAAGGGCCGAGCATCAATCCCTTTCACAAGGCCTATTGGGAGCAATATCAAAGCCCCGGCCCCAACCACGCCAATCCGCCAGATGGTTCCCCCCGTCCAGCCCAGAAGAGAAAAAGTTCTTCTTGA
- a CDS encoding DUF1854 domain-containing protein: protein MRSVAGWPVNSPAERRQGMESTIPGLSTIDLPWHELELSVDPFGRLLAAWPGKHPVIVEPVRSFPWSSPTNHIALVDENGVEWGLIPHLEVLNAGPRQMILNALEQRDFVPEILRIVKTEPNSPPCHWTVETNVGPTDFEVISLDDVRRLDSDSVLISDSQGLRYRVSYHQRLDITSRAVLDRYL from the coding sequence ATGAGATCGGTGGCAGGTTGGCCTGTGAATTCACCAGCAGAAAGGCGGCAGGGGATGGAATCAACAATCCCGGGGCTCAGTACAATCGATCTGCCTTGGCATGAATTAGAGCTTTCGGTCGATCCTTTTGGCCGGCTGCTTGCAGCATGGCCTGGCAAGCATCCCGTTATCGTCGAGCCTGTCCGCAGCTTTCCCTGGAGTTCGCCCACAAATCACATCGCACTGGTCGATGAGAATGGGGTTGAATGGGGTTTGATTCCCCATCTTGAAGTACTGAACGCCGGCCCTCGACAAATGATTCTGAATGCTCTGGAACAACGCGATTTTGTGCCAGAGATTCTGCGAATCGTAAAGACGGAACCTAACTCACCGCCATGCCATTGGACGGTGGAAACCAATGTCGGCCCGACTGACTTTGAAGTGATTTCACTCGATGATGTCCGGCGTCTTGATTCTGACAGCGTGCTGATCTCAGACTCACAAGGTCTCAGATACCGCGTCTCCTATCATCAGCGTCTGGATATAACCTCCCGCGCGGTGCTGGATCGATATCTTTAA
- the gltX gene encoding glutamate--tRNA ligase, translating to MTSPRPVRTRFAPSPTGYMHIGGMRTAFFCWLWARHTGGTFILRIDDTDQQRNVSEALQPIFRAFQWLGLDWDEGAEKGGPYAPYYQSQRAEIYRAAIDRLLAEEKAFKDFDPPEVVQQDRAEAEAAKRNYVNIRRSLELTPEKITELEAAGTPYVVRLLVPRDQSVTIHDAVRGEVTWDCGTMPDPVLMRSNGTFLYNFASVVDDAAMEITHVIRAEEHLTNTCVQTLLFRALGCEPPTFAHIPFITSPGSTKKLSKRDLDKLRNVPALKKLFERADEIGPKLGLGDSKTLSPVMVEYYEKMGYLPAGILNALARLGWSLDDKTEIMDLNTIVENFTLDRIVKSSAGFDGDKLQALQAHWMNVLPISEKVAGVKPYLDKVGWAASDERLAAMLAGIGDRLKIFSDILDYREFFSDDETLEFESKPLEKLRSQAGSREMVMALNSLLQDAAPWQATALDQLVHQWAEHRSHKIGQVVAPLRLGVTGRGSGIGLFDAMELIGQTSCLLRLSRLAEKLV from the coding sequence ATGACCTCCCCTCGACCTGTCCGCACACGTTTTGCCCCCAGTCCCACTGGATACATGCACATCGGCGGCATGCGAACGGCTTTTTTCTGTTGGCTGTGGGCACGCCATACGGGCGGTACTTTCATTCTGCGGATTGACGACACGGATCAGCAACGAAACGTGTCCGAAGCACTTCAGCCGATCTTCCGGGCCTTTCAATGGTTAGGACTCGATTGGGATGAGGGAGCCGAGAAGGGGGGGCCTTACGCACCTTACTATCAGTCGCAGCGAGCCGAGATTTATCGCGCTGCCATCGATCGACTTCTCGCAGAAGAGAAGGCCTTTAAGGATTTTGATCCACCCGAAGTCGTGCAGCAGGATCGTGCCGAGGCGGAAGCGGCAAAGCGGAACTATGTCAACATCCGCCGCTCGCTCGAACTGACGCCTGAAAAAATCACAGAACTCGAAGCGGCGGGAACGCCCTACGTGGTGCGATTACTCGTTCCGCGAGACCAGTCAGTCACGATTCATGATGCGGTCCGGGGGGAAGTCACCTGGGATTGCGGCACCATGCCCGATCCGGTCCTCATGCGATCCAATGGTACGTTTCTCTACAACTTTGCTTCGGTGGTGGATGATGCCGCCATGGAAATCACCCATGTGATTCGGGCCGAAGAGCATTTGACCAATACCTGCGTGCAGACTTTGCTGTTTCGCGCTTTGGGTTGCGAGCCACCCACCTTTGCACATATTCCGTTCATCACTTCGCCAGGCTCAACTAAAAAGTTGAGCAAGCGTGATCTCGATAAACTCCGAAATGTCCCGGCCCTCAAGAAACTTTTCGAGCGTGCCGACGAGATCGGCCCGAAACTCGGGCTGGGCGATTCGAAAACCTTGAGTCCCGTGATGGTGGAATACTACGAAAAGATGGGCTATCTCCCGGCAGGGATCCTCAATGCCCTGGCTCGATTAGGTTGGTCGCTCGACGATAAGACGGAGATTATGGATCTCAACACGATCGTGGAGAACTTTACGCTGGATCGAATCGTCAAAAGTTCCGCAGGTTTTGATGGTGATAAACTGCAGGCCCTCCAGGCTCACTGGATGAATGTCCTGCCAATCAGTGAAAAGGTGGCCGGGGTGAAGCCTTATCTCGACAAGGTAGGCTGGGCAGCCAGCGATGAGCGGCTGGCAGCCATGCTGGCCGGTATCGGTGATCGATTAAAGATATTCAGCGATATTCTCGACTATCGAGAATTCTTTTCGGACGATGAGACGCTCGAGTTTGAATCCAAGCCGCTGGAAAAACTGCGTTCACAGGCAGGGAGCCGTGAGATGGTTATGGCACTGAATTCTCTGCTTCAAGATGCTGCGCCATGGCAGGCAACCGCTTTGGATCAACTGGTGCATCAATGGGCAGAACATCGGAGCCATAAAATTGGTCAAGTGGTTGCCCCGTTGCGTCTGGGAGTCACCGGCCGAGGCTCAGGGATTGGTCTGTTCGATGCCATGGAATTGATTGGTCAGACGAGTTGCCTGCTCCGGTTATCCCGTCTGGCCGAAAAACTGGTATAA
- a CDS encoding alpha/beta fold hydrolase yields MFRMNSFAIALALSVITAWGVYSANETQAQTQAVLHKTVKVSDLDIFYREAGPKDAPTILLLHGFPTSSQMFRNLIPALADKYHVIAPDYPGFGHSSMPTHDKFTYTFDNLAKVIDEFTQKIGLTKYALYVQDYGAPIGYRLASAHPERITAIVVQNGNAYDEGLDNDFWKPIKAYWNDPTSQTKRDALKGVLNYDATKWQYLHGVKQPERVSPDGAAHDQFLLDRPGNAEIQLDMFLSYGSNPALYPRWQEYFRQHQPPMLIVWGKNDQIFPAAGAEPYKRDLKTLEFHLLDAGHFALESNGDEIARYMRDFLEKHMVRN; encoded by the coding sequence ATGTTCCGCATGAATTCTTTCGCAATAGCGCTGGCACTTTCGGTAATCACGGCGTGGGGAGTTTACTCCGCCAACGAAACCCAGGCTCAAACACAGGCCGTTCTGCACAAGACGGTCAAAGTCAGTGATCTAGACATCTTCTATCGCGAAGCTGGTCCGAAGGATGCCCCGACGATCCTGCTGCTGCACGGCTTTCCCACCAGCTCGCAAATGTTCCGCAATCTCATTCCTGCACTGGCCGACAAGTACCACGTCATCGCGCCGGATTATCCGGGCTTTGGCCACAGCTCGATGCCCACCCACGACAAATTCACCTACACCTTCGACAATCTGGCGAAGGTGATTGACGAATTCACACAGAAGATCGGCCTCACGAAGTACGCCCTCTATGTGCAGGACTACGGCGCACCGATCGGCTATCGTCTGGCCAGTGCCCATCCCGAACGCATCACGGCCATCGTCGTGCAGAATGGTAATGCCTACGATGAAGGGCTCGACAACGACTTCTGGAAGCCGATCAAGGCCTACTGGAATGATCCCACCAGCCAGACGAAGCGCGACGCCCTCAAGGGAGTTCTCAACTACGACGCCACCAAGTGGCAATATCTGCATGGGGTGAAGCAACCGGAGCGGGTCAGCCCGGATGGAGCTGCCCACGATCAGTTTCTCCTCGACCGCCCCGGCAATGCCGAAATTCAGCTCGATATGTTCCTCAGCTACGGCAGCAATCCGGCACTTTATCCCCGCTGGCAGGAGTATTTCCGCCAGCACCAGCCGCCGATGCTCATCGTCTGGGGAAAGAATGATCAGATCTTCCCCGCCGCTGGTGCCGAGCCTTACAAACGAGACCTCAAAACATTGGAGTTCCATCTGCTCGACGCGGGCCACTTCGCCCTGGAATCCAACGGCGACGAGATTGCCCGATACATGCGGGATTTTCTTGAAAAACATATGGTTCGCAATTAG
- a CDS encoding nuclear transport factor 2 family protein gives MSTTFLQDSPSVLAPPFTRETALRKVRLAEDGWNSRDPERVSLAYTEDSIWRNRGEFVTGRAEIQRFLAGKWQRELDYRLAKDLWAFTDNHIAVRFQYEWRDLAGGWHRSYGNELWEFDEGGLMRRREASINDVDIVESDRRFFWPAPGPRRVDHQGIPEVR, from the coding sequence ATGTCGACGACTTTCCTTCAAGACTCACCCTCGGTGCTGGCTCCTCCATTCACGCGAGAGACGGCACTACGAAAGGTCCGCCTGGCCGAGGATGGCTGGAACTCCCGCGATCCAGAGCGTGTCTCCCTCGCCTACACCGAGGATTCCATCTGGCGTAATCGGGGAGAATTCGTCACGGGTCGCGCAGAAATCCAACGGTTTCTGGCTGGAAAATGGCAACGGGAACTCGATTACCGCCTCGCGAAGGATCTCTGGGCTTTTACGGATAACCACATCGCCGTTCGCTTCCAGTATGAATGGCGCGATCTCGCCGGCGGCTGGCACCGGAGCTACGGCAACGAACTCTGGGAGTTCGACGAAGGCGGCTTGATGCGTCGCCGCGAGGCCAGCATCAACGATGTCGATATCGTCGAATCCGACCGCAGGTTCTTCTGGCCCGCACCCGGCCCGCGCCGTGTCGATCATCAAGGCATTCCCGAAGTCCGCTAA
- a CDS encoding carboxymuconolactone decarboxylase family protein: MPRITALDPQHATGHVKELLEGVGRKLGMVPNMMRTMAQAPAVLEGYLQFSGALGHGQLSAKVREQIALAVAEANGCDYCLAAHTAIGKMVGLSADQLRDSRQGESVDPGTDALLRFARQVVETRGHVNDADVQAVRDAGFGDGVIAEVVAGVALDIFTNYFNIVAATEVDFPRAPAL; the protein is encoded by the coding sequence ATGCCACGAATCACCGCTCTCGACCCACAGCACGCCACCGGCCACGTCAAAGAACTGCTCGAAGGAGTCGGCCGCAAGCTGGGGATGGTCCCCAACATGATGCGGACGATGGCCCAAGCTCCGGCGGTCCTGGAAGGCTACCTGCAATTCAGCGGCGCCCTGGGGCACGGCCAGCTGAGTGCGAAAGTCCGCGAGCAGATCGCCTTGGCCGTCGCCGAAGCCAATGGTTGCGACTATTGCCTGGCCGCCCATACGGCTATCGGCAAGATGGTCGGACTCTCCGCCGATCAACTTCGCGACAGCCGCCAGGGGGAATCGGTTGATCCCGGAACGGATGCCCTCCTGCGTTTCGCCCGGCAGGTTGTTGAGACACGCGGCCATGTGAACGATGCCGATGTGCAGGCCGTCCGCGATGCAGGCTTCGGCGACGGGGTGATCGCCGAAGTGGTGGCCGGTGTCGCACTCGACATCTTCACCAACTACTTCAACATCGTCGCCGCCACCGAAGTCGACTTCCCCCGCGCTCCGGCTCTCTAA
- a CDS encoding sigma-54-dependent Fis family transcriptional regulator, with amino-acid sequence MTGVSLPPLMDNPKRLLLDLAREHAVESLLHLIVSRLTEQGRVALARIWLAQPTTQCIGCPLEYACREQTQCLQLVASGGHSVSPAEAPWTAIDGAFRHMPYGVRKVGRIAATGMALEEPELSEPLPEWIARPEWVRAEGIRGFAGQPLIHRGEVLGVLAVFARQRIGEECMGWLRMIADHAAAAIATARAFAEIDSLRKRLELENEYLREEVTGSGAFGELIGQSPALGAVSQQIDLVAPTDSAVLILGESGTGKELVAREIHRRSRRSNRPLIKVNCAAVPRELYESEFFGHAKGSFTGALRDRVGRFELAEGGTLFLDEVGEIPMELQAKLLRVLQEGELERVGEERTRRVNVRIIAATNRDLRSESEAGRFRQDLYYRLSVFPVEVPALRRRKEDIPLLANHFLGVSSRKVGRPQPLLTLAGVQRLQHYDWPGNVRELQHVIERAVITSTHGRLNIELPQTTKGERSPTVPVNTPHPPATAPLETSPTETPIRTDLQIRQLEAENIRAALKATNGKVSGPGGAAALLGLKPTTLASRMKALGIKPSPRYSTGEA; translated from the coding sequence ATGACTGGAGTCAGTCTGCCACCGCTGATGGACAATCCCAAGCGGCTGCTGTTGGATCTCGCGCGGGAACACGCCGTTGAAAGTCTGCTGCATCTCATTGTGAGCCGCCTGACCGAGCAGGGACGGGTGGCCCTCGCCCGCATCTGGTTGGCGCAGCCGACGACGCAATGTATCGGCTGCCCCTTGGAATATGCCTGCCGTGAACAGACGCAGTGCCTCCAGCTCGTCGCCAGCGGCGGTCATTCGGTGTCACCTGCCGAGGCCCCCTGGACGGCCATCGACGGGGCTTTCCGGCACATGCCGTACGGCGTTCGCAAAGTGGGAAGGATTGCCGCGACGGGGATGGCCCTCGAAGAACCAGAGCTGAGCGAACCCTTGCCGGAGTGGATCGCGCGGCCGGAGTGGGTGCGGGCCGAGGGGATCCGCGGGTTCGCCGGCCAGCCGCTGATCCACCGGGGCGAAGTGTTGGGAGTGCTGGCGGTGTTCGCCCGGCAGAGGATCGGCGAAGAGTGCATGGGCTGGCTGCGGATGATCGCCGATCATGCGGCGGCCGCGATCGCCACGGCCCGCGCCTTCGCCGAGATCGACAGCCTCCGCAAGCGGCTGGAATTGGAGAACGAGTATCTAAGGGAAGAAGTGACAGGCAGCGGCGCGTTCGGCGAACTGATCGGGCAGAGTCCGGCCCTGGGTGCGGTCTCGCAGCAGATCGACCTGGTGGCACCGACCGATTCGGCAGTGCTCATTCTCGGGGAAAGCGGCACCGGCAAAGAGTTGGTGGCCCGTGAGATCCATCGCCGCAGCAGGCGATCGAATCGACCGCTCATCAAGGTGAACTGCGCCGCCGTCCCGCGCGAACTCTACGAGAGCGAGTTCTTCGGCCACGCCAAAGGATCGTTCACCGGCGCACTGCGCGATCGCGTGGGACGCTTTGAACTTGCCGAAGGGGGAACGCTCTTCCTCGACGAGGTGGGTGAAATCCCGATGGAACTCCAGGCCAAACTGCTGCGCGTGCTGCAGGAGGGGGAACTCGAACGGGTCGGCGAGGAACGCACCCGCCGGGTCAACGTACGGATCATCGCCGCCACAAATCGCGACTTGCGGTCGGAATCCGAAGCAGGGCGGTTCCGCCAGGATCTCTATTACCGCTTGAGCGTCTTCCCGGTGGAAGTGCCGGCCCTCCGCCGCCGGAAGGAAGATATCCCCCTGTTGGCGAACCACTTCCTCGGTGTCTCATCCCGCAAGGTGGGGCGTCCCCAACCGCTGCTGACACTGGCCGGTGTGCAGCGACTCCAGCACTACGATTGGCCAGGGAATGTGCGGGAACTGCAGCATGTCATCGAGCGGGCGGTGATCACTTCAACGCACGGACGACTGAACATCGAGCTTCCGCAGACAACGAAGGGAGAACGCTCGCCAACTGTGCCGGTCAACACTCCCCACCCGCCTGCGACTGCACCACTTGAGACTTCACCGACGGAGACTCCCATCCGCACCGATCTCCAGATCCGGCAGCTGGAGGCCGAGAACATCCGCGCGGCACTCAAGGCAACAAACGGAAAAGTCTCAGGCCCCGGCGGCGCTGCTGCACTCCTGGGCCTCAAGCCAACCACCCTGGCCTCGCGCATGAAGGCACTGGGGATCAAACCTTCCCCACGCTATTCGACGGGAGAAGCTTGA
- a CDS encoding right-handed parallel beta-helix repeat-containing protein — translation MLVLSLLTNLQAEEAKQGERLRQSLRISAESLVEGSLQKTIDRIVAKQPGATIILSPGEYRLDKTLKLTAKHNGMTLRGSPGTVIRGSISLNDWKPVAGHDGIWQATLPMPVPAHLNPRLIFHDGKLLARARTPDAGWLETEQTLQANGPIQLEIPQEHWNSAWDNQSGLVIRAVQKWAGFEQVVTGIDTKQRTLTLPLAAISHRQEKKNRFWFENTLGDINREGEWIYRPAENAILWKPLSQRDTSSAIPPVDVSLLEALLIVDHAENVTLEGLDFRECGSAFSAQGEIDVQAAAKRRGAIQFRWARQCTLKNSSVSLVAGYGIDLQTGSNSIRIENCRLHDLGAGGIRIGETVIAPEPEKQVSHNIVSGCQISHYGNIDFGAVGVIVFQSSENRISDNTIFDAPYSGISVGWTWGYKESPCHHNIVEHNHIHDLGSELLSDMGGVYLLGPQPGTIVRKNLIHDLKCHEYGAWGLYTDEGSTGILLEENVVARCMKAGFHQHYGKDNIIRRNLIVDCGEGGVRRTKEEEHNSFTFEQNVVVNTTGHFLHSHWKNRNVKLNRNLYFSNAPQPWRWGMWKWAAWQELGYDKDSLLADPLLVDRSQPEKGFQINSPVYQELGWWPDRSQPRPLADVGPRHVFVVPASE, via the coding sequence TTGCTGGTTCTGTCTTTATTGACGAATCTGCAGGCTGAGGAAGCGAAGCAAGGGGAGCGGTTGCGGCAATCGCTGAGGATCTCTGCGGAGTCGCTTGTCGAAGGGTCGCTTCAGAAAACGATCGACCGGATCGTGGCTAAGCAACCGGGGGCGACAATCATTCTCTCTCCGGGAGAGTATCGACTCGACAAGACACTGAAGTTGACTGCCAAGCATAACGGGATGACTCTTCGGGGCTCGCCGGGAACCGTCATTCGCGGGTCGATTTCACTGAACGATTGGAAGCCTGTCGCGGGGCATGACGGGATTTGGCAGGCCACTTTACCCATGCCGGTTCCGGCACATCTCAACCCTCGACTGATCTTTCACGATGGTAAACTCCTGGCCCGGGCTCGCACTCCTGATGCTGGCTGGCTGGAGACAGAACAGACTCTACAGGCAAATGGGCCTATCCAACTGGAGATTCCTCAAGAGCACTGGAATTCGGCCTGGGACAATCAATCGGGCCTTGTCATTCGAGCTGTTCAGAAATGGGCTGGCTTCGAGCAGGTTGTGACTGGCATTGATACAAAACAACGCACACTCACACTTCCACTGGCAGCCATCAGTCATCGGCAGGAAAAGAAAAACCGGTTCTGGTTTGAGAACACTTTAGGTGATATCAATCGTGAGGGAGAATGGATCTATCGGCCTGCTGAAAACGCCATCCTCTGGAAGCCACTTTCGCAGCGAGATACTTCATCGGCAATCCCACCAGTGGATGTCTCGCTGCTGGAAGCTTTATTGATTGTTGATCATGCCGAAAACGTGACATTGGAGGGTCTTGATTTCCGGGAATGTGGGAGTGCATTTTCTGCTCAAGGCGAAATCGATGTTCAAGCAGCTGCCAAACGCCGGGGTGCCATACAATTCCGCTGGGCTCGTCAATGTACGCTCAAAAACTCGAGCGTCTCTCTTGTCGCGGGATATGGCATCGATCTGCAGACAGGCAGCAATTCCATTCGGATTGAAAACTGCCGATTGCATGACCTGGGGGCGGGCGGGATCCGGATTGGTGAGACGGTGATCGCACCCGAGCCGGAAAAGCAGGTCAGTCACAACATTGTGTCTGGTTGTCAGATCAGCCACTATGGAAATATTGATTTTGGTGCTGTGGGAGTCATCGTCTTTCAATCGAGTGAAAACCGGATTTCGGACAATACGATCTTCGATGCTCCCTATTCGGGGATCTCGGTTGGCTGGACGTGGGGCTATAAAGAATCTCCCTGCCATCACAACATCGTTGAACACAATCATATCCACGATCTGGGAAGTGAGCTTCTCAGCGATATGGGTGGTGTATATCTGCTGGGGCCACAGCCGGGAACGATCGTTCGCAAGAATCTGATACATGATTTGAAGTGTCACGAGTACGGTGCCTGGGGCCTCTATACAGACGAAGGTTCGACAGGAATTCTCCTGGAGGAAAATGTCGTCGCTCGCTGCATGAAGGCGGGTTTTCATCAGCACTATGGTAAAGACAACATCATTCGCAGGAATCTGATTGTCGATTGCGGAGAAGGAGGGGTCCGCAGGACAAAGGAAGAAGAGCATAACTCGTTTACATTCGAACAGAATGTCGTCGTAAACACGACGGGTCACTTTCTGCATTCTCATTGGAAGAACCGTAACGTGAAGCTCAATAGGAATCTCTACTTCTCGAATGCCCCCCAGCCATGGAGGTGGGGAATGTGGAAATGGGCGGCATGGCAAGAACTGGGGTACGATAAGGATTCTCTATTGGCTGATCCCTTATTGGTTGATCGCTCACAACCCGAAAAGGGATTCCAGATCAATTCACCCGTCTATCAAGAACTCGGCTGGTGGCCTGACAGATCTCAACCTCGACCACTTGCTGATGTTGGCCCTCGACATGTCTTTGTGGTTCCCGCCTCGGAGTGA